In the Corynebacterium anserum genome, TGGGGGCAGATGACGAGATTCTTGCTATCACCTCTGCCGGTGGCGTGATTCGTACTGATGTCAAGCAAATCCGCAGCACCTCGCGCGCAACAATGGGAGTGCGCTTGGTCAACCTCGGTAAGGGAGTGGAACTACTCGCCGTAGACCGCAATATTGAAGAAGAGGTTGAAGAGCACGCTGAGGCTAAGGCTAAGGAAGATAAGTAGAGGTAATTTCTCGCCTACTGCCTGCTAGATTCACCACCCGGTGTTGGATGGTTCTTGTAAAGAGCTGCCGTGCCGGGTGGTTTGTTTTTGCCAGAAAGCACTAGTGATTCGGGATGATGTGGCGTCGAGAATTCAGGGGAGAAGCACAGTCAAAGAGAAGAAAGAAAGGCAAAAAGAGAACGCGGAAAGGAAAGGGAAAAGAGTAGGTTGAGCACGCGCCAAGTTCCCGAAAGGTACGGTGAAAGAGTATGACATTGCCGACAATGGCGCATGAGGAGAGAACATGACATTCCACAGTCCGGGGGATGACTCGGTGGTGAAAAAAGAGGATAACCCCTATGTACCGCGCACGCAGACGGCAGCAAACGCGGAGGAGGACACGCGTGGGCAAAAAACGCACACAGCAGAGACACGTGAGGCAGAAACACGTGCAATCATGTATGTCGACCCTATGAGCGCGATGAAAATGGGTTTTTTGCTGGGCGCCGTAATGTTCGCAGTGTGGATCGTGGGGGCAATCGTGCTGTTCTTGGTACTGGCGATCGTGGGCGTATGGAGCCGTCTGAATTCCTTGATCGTTGATCTAACCGGTGCAGAATCATTAGGATTTGGCCTGTACTTTGGGGCGGTACTGATCCTAGGAATTATTGAATTAGGTGTTATCACGCTGTTTGCTCCCGTGGCAGCGATCGCTTATAACGCGACGGCCGCTCTGCTAGGTGGATTGCGGATAAAAGTTGATGACTCAGGTAGTGCTATCACTACACGCAATGACACCGCTGCGAAGACTAGTGGCGACGCGAAGCCTCAAGCTGAA is a window encoding:
- a CDS encoding DUF3566 domain-containing protein, whose protein sequence is MTFHSPGDDSVVKKEDNPYVPRTQTAANAEEDTRGQKTHTAETREAETRAIMYVDPMSAMKMGFLLGAVMFAVWIVGAIVLFLVLAIVGVWSRLNSLIVDLTGAESLGFGLYFGAVLILGIIELGVITLFAPVAAIAYNATAALLGGLRIKVDDSGSAITTRNDTAAKTSGDAKPQAET